In the genome of Pseudomonas sp. P5_109, one region contains:
- a CDS encoding alkaline phosphatase family protein — translation MYLSTTDYVQHKHAPGTPEANAFYAMMDSYFKRYHEAGAIVAITADHGMNAKTDAIGRPNILFLQDLLDARYGAQHTRVLLPITDPDVVHHGALGSYATVYLRDAVPQRDAIDFLTGMAGVEAVLTRTQASQRFELPEDRIGDLVVIAERLTVMGTSADKHDLSGLTVPLRSHGGVSEQKVPLIFNRKLASLDNPGRLRNFDIIDIALNQLA, via the coding sequence ATGTACCTGTCCACCACCGATTATGTACAGCACAAGCATGCGCCGGGCACCCCGGAGGCCAATGCGTTCTACGCCATGATGGACAGCTACTTCAAGCGTTACCACGAGGCAGGCGCGATCGTGGCGATTACCGCGGATCACGGTATGAACGCCAAGACCGATGCGATAGGCCGCCCCAATATCCTGTTTTTGCAAGACCTGCTCGACGCCCGCTACGGCGCGCAGCACACCCGGGTATTACTGCCGATCACCGACCCCGATGTAGTGCACCACGGTGCTCTGGGATCCTACGCCACCGTGTACTTGCGCGATGCGGTACCACAGCGCGATGCCATCGATTTTCTCACCGGCATGGCGGGTGTCGAGGCGGTTCTGACGCGTACCCAAGCCAGCCAGCGTTTCGAACTCCCGGAAGACCGGATTGGCGATCTCGTGGTTATTGCAGAACGCTTGACGGTGATGGGGACTTCGGCCGACAAACACGACTTGTCCGGATTGACGGTGCCCTTGCGTTCACACGGCGGTGTATCCGAGCAAAAAGTGCCCCTCATTTTCAATCGCAAATTAGCCAGCCTCGATAACCCTGGTCGCCTGCGTAACTTCGACATTATCGATATCGCGCTCAACCAACTCGCCTGA
- a CDS encoding alkaline phosphatase family protein has protein sequence MPSFTNPNNLSIVTGAPPSVHGICGNCFFDQDTQEEVLMNDAKYLRAPTILAEMARAGSWSPW, from the coding sequence GTGCCCTCCTTCACCAATCCGAACAATCTGTCGATCGTGACCGGCGCCCCACCCTCCGTTCACGGCATCTGCGGCAACTGCTTTTTTGACCAGGACACGCAGGAAGAAGTGTTGATGAACGACGCGAAGTACCTTCGCGCGCCAACCATCCTTGCCGAGATGGCCAGGGCCGGCAGTTGGTCGCCGTGGTGA
- a CDS encoding dihydrofolate reductase family protein, which yields MTTAHVFIAISLDGFIARLDGDIDWLLQRDDQTEDHGYSDFIADKDVIVMGRGTYEKVLTFDTWFYDRPVVVLSEQLADSPVPEALKGKLRFSNQAPRDLMEELARQGMRRVYVDGGQLVQSFLRDGLVADMVITTVPVLIGSGRPLFGGLQQDVDLKLLSSRCFPSGLVQSTYRLAP from the coding sequence ATGACCACTGCACATGTTTTCATCGCCATCAGTCTGGATGGCTTTATCGCCCGACTCGATGGCGACATCGACTGGCTTTTGCAGCGCGATGATCAGACCGAGGATCATGGCTACTCAGATTTCATCGCCGACAAGGATGTAATCGTGATGGGGCGGGGAACCTATGAGAAGGTGCTGACCTTCGACACATGGTTCTACGACCGGCCCGTGGTGGTGCTGTCTGAGCAACTGGCCGACTCGCCGGTGCCCGAAGCGCTGAAGGGCAAGCTGCGTTTTTCCAACCAAGCACCTAGGGACTTGATGGAGGAACTGGCGAGGCAAGGCATGCGTCGGGTCTATGTCGATGGCGGGCAGTTGGTGCAATCATTCCTGCGCGATGGATTGGTCGCCGATATGGTGATCACCACCGTTCCCGTGCTGATCGGATCGGGTAGGCCATTGTTCGGGGGCCTTCAGCAGGATGTTGACTTGAAACTGTTATCCAGCCGCTGCTTTCCTTCGGGTTTGGTGCAGTCCACCTATCGGCTGGCCCCATGA
- a CDS encoding c-type cytochrome produces MRVEILFIALLGILSLVQTSLSFADNVNGKNLYLQRCAMCHGIDIKGTGPLANKSNPPTPDLTTSAFKKRLNDYPGVIVSSIILRPNGDLIPRTLRENGVKLLPHSWSVKDFRDLNQYMSGVISKNR; encoded by the coding sequence ATGAGAGTAGAAATATTATTCATCGCTTTGCTGGGGATTTTATCGCTAGTTCAAACATCACTGTCCTTCGCGGATAATGTGAATGGAAAAAATCTCTATTTACAGCGATGTGCCATGTGCCACGGAATAGATATCAAGGGAACAGGACCACTGGCTAATAAAAGCAATCCTCCTACACCTGATCTAACAACCTCTGCTTTCAAAAAACGATTAAATGATTATCCTGGCGTTATTGTGTCTTCGATCATACTCCGTCCGAATGGAGATTTGATTCCAAGAACTTTGCGAGAGAATGGTGTAAAGCTATTGCCACACTCTTGGAGCGTTAAGGATTTTCGCGATTTAAATCAATACATGAGTGGTGTGATTTCAAAAAATCGATGA
- a CDS encoding DUF3016 domain-containing protein, which yields MRSTTVCTSIALLALFMVPLATAASSVEVVFKNPEKFTDASLDSPGYERGADPYVMKELRSYIQKLGERYLPADQQLQIEIHNIDLAGRYEPWRLNAYEVRFMREITWPSIDLHYVLKQNGQTVSQADARVMDQSYLQRPGRAGRSDRLYSEKAMLSDWFHRQFAGQHQSGLN from the coding sequence ATGCGTTCAACAACCGTCTGCACCTCGATCGCACTGCTCGCGCTGTTTATGGTGCCACTTGCCACCGCAGCGTCTTCGGTCGAAGTCGTCTTCAAGAACCCCGAAAAATTCACCGACGCCAGCCTGGACAGTCCGGGCTATGAACGTGGTGCCGATCCTTATGTCATGAAAGAGCTGCGCAGCTACATCCAGAAGCTTGGCGAGCGGTACCTGCCAGCCGACCAGCAGCTGCAAATTGAAATTCACAACATCGACCTGGCCGGTCGCTACGAACCCTGGAGGCTGAATGCCTATGAAGTGCGCTTCATGCGTGAAATTACCTGGCCGAGCATCGATCTGCATTACGTGCTCAAACAAAACGGCCAGACCGTGAGCCAGGCCGACGCGAGGGTCATGGACCAGTCCTACCTCCAGCGTCCGGGGCGTGCCGGCAGAAGTGACAGGCTCTATTCCGAGAAGGCCATGCTCTCGGACTGGTTCCACAGGCAGTTCGCCGGGCAACATCAGAGCGGGTTGAATTGA
- a CDS encoding alginate O-acetyltransferase AlgX-related protein, which produces MTTPKHTQPPTQPDELATRSSQLAGVALLIFLLVGLLSSGRLIITGQFSLLPDKVLTPQLFDGDITHRIARELANAQLPTTFAKLERGVSWLLLSDTGPRVRSGCPDWLFLADELKVNHQAQRNADAKVQAVIDLKQRLSQRDISLLVVIVPDKSRIASGQRCALQRPAALEGRIQAWTSKLDVGGVSNLDLTGALAPLGASAWLRTDTHWSESGAKAAADAITQRLKTLGISATPRRLFNESHAPLAVRPGDLVHLAGIDWLPLKWQPTPEMVAQTSTHELPVESAASPDTEADLFGDADLPNTALIGTSFSRNSNFAGFLQQALGAPVGNFAKDGGGFSGAANSYLNNPAFKETPPKQIIWEIPERALQSAYSEPIAYRSLR; this is translated from the coding sequence ATGACGACCCCAAAGCACACCCAGCCCCCCACTCAGCCAGATGAGCTGGCGACACGCAGCAGTCAGCTGGCAGGCGTGGCGCTGCTGATATTCCTGCTCGTCGGACTACTGTCCTCCGGCCGTCTGATCATCACAGGACAGTTCTCGCTGTTACCCGATAAAGTGCTGACCCCGCAGCTTTTTGACGGCGATATCACTCATCGGATCGCCAGGGAACTGGCGAACGCTCAACTCCCCACGACCTTCGCCAAGCTGGAGCGTGGTGTCAGCTGGCTTCTGCTCAGTGACACCGGGCCGAGGGTTCGCTCGGGTTGTCCTGACTGGTTGTTTTTGGCCGATGAGCTCAAGGTCAATCATCAAGCACAGCGCAATGCCGATGCCAAAGTCCAGGCAGTGATTGATCTAAAACAGCGGCTCTCCCAACGTGACATCAGCCTGTTGGTGGTCATCGTTCCAGACAAGAGCCGCATTGCTTCCGGGCAGCGTTGCGCACTGCAACGCCCAGCCGCTCTCGAAGGGCGCATCCAGGCCTGGACCTCGAAGCTGGATGTGGGTGGCGTGTCGAATCTGGACCTTACCGGTGCGCTGGCGCCACTGGGGGCCAGTGCCTGGTTGCGCACCGATACACACTGGAGCGAATCCGGCGCGAAGGCGGCGGCCGATGCCATCACACAGCGCCTGAAGACCCTGGGCATCAGCGCAACGCCACGCAGGTTGTTCAACGAAAGTCATGCCCCGCTCGCGGTGCGACCTGGCGATCTGGTCCATCTGGCGGGCATCGACTGGCTGCCGCTCAAATGGCAACCCACACCCGAAATGGTCGCCCAAACCAGCACCCACGAGCTTCCCGTTGAGTCAGCCGCCAGCCCTGACACTGAGGCAGACCTCTTTGGCGATGCCGACCTCCCCAACACCGCGCTCATTGGCACTTCATTTTCACGCAATTCCAACTTCGCAGGGTTTCTGCAGCAGGCACTGGGCGCCCCCGTAGGTAACTTCGCCAAAGACGGCGGAGGGTTCTCTGGCGCCGCCAACAGCTACCTCAACAACCCGGCCTTCAAAGAAACGCCGCCAAAGCAAATCATCTGGGAGATCCCGGAGCGCGCCCTGCAGTCGGCTTACAGCGAACCCATTGCCTATCGCTCATTGCGGTAG
- a CDS encoding MBOAT family O-acyltransferase, whose amino-acid sequence MVFASLEFLTLFLPLFLCAYALCPAAWRNVTLLIGSWLFYGWLSPRFLAVHVALTITAWVGGLLIDALREDGKGRVRLLATLIVLNTAVLCWYKYANIVAGTLIEAATWYGAMPLDWQRVIMPAGLSFIVLQAISYVVDVHRHTVPVERSFINYATYISMFGHSVAGPIIRYDWVRRELNQRYFNLQNFSLGARRFMVGMCMKVLVADTLSPVVDVAFNVQNPSFSDAWIGCLAYSLQLFFDFAGYSAMAIGLGLMLGFHFPENFDRPYLANSIQDFWRRWHLSLSSWLRDYLYIPLGGNRNGTWKTYRNLFLIMAIAGLWHGGDSWNYLLWGCAHGLALCVDRAWSRSTLPSVPPVLSHVLTLLFVCLAWTLFRAPDFHSALSLYAGQFGLQGIALGDELSATLRPVHGLAGLLGVLGVIAPLLRPYCEKRLGGIAFYAAALWPIAGFMLSFALIASRETVPFLYFQF is encoded by the coding sequence ATGGTTTTTGCTTCTCTCGAGTTTCTGACGTTGTTCCTGCCGCTGTTCCTGTGTGCCTATGCACTGTGCCCAGCCGCCTGGCGCAACGTCACGCTACTGATCGGTAGCTGGCTATTCTATGGCTGGTTGAGCCCACGGTTCCTGGCGGTGCATGTAGCGCTGACAATCACGGCGTGGGTCGGCGGCCTGCTGATTGACGCCTTACGGGAAGACGGCAAGGGCCGCGTGCGGCTACTCGCGACGCTGATCGTGCTCAACACGGCGGTGCTGTGCTGGTACAAGTACGCCAACATCGTCGCCGGCACCTTGATCGAAGCCGCCACCTGGTACGGCGCCATGCCCCTGGACTGGCAGCGGGTCATCATGCCGGCCGGGCTGTCGTTTATCGTACTGCAGGCGATTTCCTATGTGGTGGATGTGCATCGCCATACCGTGCCGGTTGAACGCAGCTTCATTAACTACGCCACCTATATTTCGATGTTCGGCCATTCGGTCGCCGGCCCCATCATTCGCTATGACTGGGTTCGACGCGAGCTGAATCAACGTTACTTCAACCTGCAGAATTTCTCGCTGGGCGCACGCCGGTTCATGGTCGGGATGTGCATGAAGGTCCTGGTGGCCGACACACTGTCGCCTGTGGTCGACGTGGCGTTCAATGTGCAGAACCCAAGTTTCTCTGACGCCTGGATCGGCTGCCTTGCCTACTCCCTGCAACTGTTCTTCGACTTCGCCGGCTACAGTGCCATGGCCATTGGGCTGGGACTGATGCTGGGCTTCCACTTTCCCGAGAACTTCGACCGTCCGTATCTGGCCAACAGCATCCAGGACTTCTGGCGTCGCTGGCACCTGTCGCTGTCCAGCTGGTTACGCGACTATCTGTATATTCCGCTGGGCGGCAATCGCAATGGCACCTGGAAAACCTACCGCAACCTGTTCCTGATCATGGCTATCGCCGGCCTCTGGCACGGTGGCGACAGCTGGAATTATCTGCTGTGGGGTTGCGCCCATGGCCTCGCGTTATGCGTTGATCGTGCCTGGAGCCGTTCCACCCTGCCCTCTGTACCGCCGGTGCTGTCCCATGTCCTGACTCTGCTGTTTGTGTGCCTGGCCTGGACACTGTTCCGCGCCCCCGACTTTCATAGCGCGCTGAGCCTGTATGCCGGACAGTTCGGCCTGCAGGGCATTGCCCTCGGTGACGAACTGTCCGCGACCCTGCGCCCGGTACACGGCCTTGCGGGCTTGCTGGGAGTGTTGGGTGTCATCGCACCGCTGCTGCGTCCTTACTGTGAGAAACGACTGGGCGGCATTGCGTTTTACGCCGCTGCCCTTTGGCCCATCGCCGGTTTCATGTTGTCGTTCGCACTGATCGCCAGTCGCGAAACCGTACCCTTCCTGTACTTCCAATTCTGA
- a CDS encoding alginate O-acetyltransferase AlgF, which yields MSQSACGWALFAPLVLSLHAQSADFALYPTGPDQDSAFLRFINAADRPLQLLAEGSQASLRLEGSNAVSDYLPVPANQPIKGTLERNGKSQPLDIQVAAGEFASVIALPDSAQGIRQVVIREQPDDFNSLRASLAFISADPACTQAGLRAAGKNADLFKEVADGSVQRRAINPVSLSVQLVCAQTNVGAPLDLGQLKAGERYSVVLLPGANGPYLLPATDVLAH from the coding sequence ATGAGCCAATCCGCATGTGGCTGGGCGCTGTTCGCGCCCTTGGTGCTGAGCCTGCACGCCCAGTCCGCCGACTTTGCCCTGTACCCGACGGGCCCGGATCAGGACTCGGCCTTCCTGCGCTTTATCAACGCCGCCGACCGCCCCTTGCAGCTGCTGGCCGAAGGCTCGCAGGCAAGCCTCAGGCTCGAGGGTTCGAATGCCGTGTCCGACTACCTGCCCGTGCCCGCCAACCAGCCGATCAAGGGCACCCTGGAACGCAACGGTAAAAGCCAGCCGCTGGACATCCAGGTGGCAGCCGGCGAGTTCGCCAGCGTGATCGCTTTGCCAGACAGCGCTCAAGGTATCCGCCAGGTCGTCATCCGTGAGCAACCCGACGACTTCAATAGCCTGAGAGCCTCGCTGGCGTTTATCAGCGCCGATCCAGCGTGCACCCAGGCCGGTTTGCGCGCTGCGGGGAAGAATGCCGACCTGTTCAAGGAGGTCGCCGACGGCAGCGTACAACGCCGAGCGATCAACCCGGTCAGCTTGTCGGTTCAACTGGTCTGCGCCCAAACCAACGTCGGTGCCCCGCTTGACCTGGGCCAGCTCAAGGCCGGCGAGCGCTACAGCGTTGTGCTACTGCCTGGCGCAAATGGCCCTTACCTGTTGCCCGCGACTGACGTCCTGGCCCACTGA
- a CDS encoding SGNH/GDSL hydrolase family protein, which translates to MPTSALAGLTLLVLGESHMSLADHLLEPLHDNLTRQGAQVHSIGACGASAGDWLISKKVDCGAERKGNDKIVIKGRDATTTPIQDLIAADKPDLVVLVIGDTMASYDKPVFPKAWAWQSVTSLAKAIAATGTRCAWVGPAWGKAGGMYQKNDARTQLMSQFLAANVAPCTYIDSLTFSKPGQWITTDGQHFTVAGYQSWGNAIGDAVAKLPADRASGTGAGK; encoded by the coding sequence ATGCCCACTTCTGCCCTTGCCGGTCTGACTCTCCTTGTCCTTGGGGAGAGCCACATGAGCCTTGCGGACCATTTGCTGGAACCGCTGCACGACAACCTGACGCGCCAAGGCGCTCAGGTCCACTCCATCGGTGCCTGCGGCGCCAGCGCCGGTGACTGGCTGATCAGCAAGAAGGTTGACTGCGGTGCCGAGCGCAAAGGCAACGACAAGATCGTGATCAAGGGCCGTGACGCCACCACCACACCGATCCAGGACCTGATCGCCGCCGACAAGCCCGACCTGGTGGTACTGGTCATCGGCGACACCATGGCGTCCTACGACAAGCCGGTGTTTCCAAAGGCCTGGGCATGGCAAAGCGTCACCAGCCTGGCCAAGGCCATCGCCGCCACCGGAACCCGTTGCGCCTGGGTGGGCCCGGCCTGGGGCAAAGCCGGTGGCATGTACCAGAAGAATGATGCCCGCACCCAATTGATGTCGCAGTTTCTGGCCGCGAACGTGGCGCCTTGCACCTACATCGATTCGCTGACGTTTTCCAAACCCGGACAGTGGATCACCACCGACGGCCAGCACTTCACCGTCGCCGGTTATCAATCCTGGGGCAATGCGATCGGTGATGCCGTGGCCAAACTGCCCGCCGACCGCGCCAGCGGCACAGGAGCCGGCAAATGA
- a CDS encoding cellulose biosynthesis protein BcsC: MHAHHRTLAIAVMSAWTAAAAHAQSPTPQTLLVEQGQYWQLHNNPQRAAEVWLKVLLLDPVQVDALYGLGLIGVQQGKAQQAQQYLARLQAIQPAPRQALQLAQDIALAQPQSQQRLEEARRLVDAGERDKATVVFRSLFDGRPPQGTIGREYYNNLAFNQADWAEARSGFQRLQREMPNDSIVALFYAKHLVRHEDSRAEGIRALAALTQRTDIAGDADESWRLALTWIGPPNPAQVPLFEAYLKTHPDDVEIRAQMDKGKQQVATTASKEWQPPADVARGLKALKAGDQATAEQAFQARLKTHPDDADALGGLGVVRQQQHRLAEAEKLLGQATRLPDGSQWQVALNEVRYWAALQQARDAQAKGQTAQAVALANQALRLTPNGVDARLALADIQASAGQFDDAQRNYRQVLSLRRDDPQAQEGLVNVLLKSGKNDEAQQLINSLPATGQAKIGQSARLQALRATQLAALAEQRNDLPAARNALQDALRVEPDNIWTRFALARLNLAMGEPQKARDLINAMLQAHPDNADALYVSALLSVQMGEWKVAQTTLARLRPDQRTPDMEALAADVSLNLQLGQAIELGKRGQRQEALALLDRIQPMANNSPDRTASLASAYVDIGEPTRALALMRDQLQHTAKPSADFILQYAAVLLKSGEDAQVNEILRDLQNKPLNAPARKRFDDLLYLYRIRQADQLRERGDLANAYDTLAPALAQRPGDSAAIAALARMYSANGDTAKALELYKPLLQRQPNDPQLLLGAADAAVLARDTAFAEQALQQLLKTESGNPQTLTEAARLYQNMGKTGTAADLLRKAVAIEQSEKRRTQGGQLAGSTVAPNPFAGVSGSRSEVNHDTLLASIPPPAQEMPGRVRSHSPFAIDAPPRPQQASNPFESQLPRAALVSEDISPAQLALNKILQERSAYVTQGVSIRSNDSESGLSKLTDIETPLEISIPLDESRVALRVTPVSLNAGSANSEALSRFGNGAQSGSVGSQKAEGVGLSVAIQRPANGLKADLGTTPLGFKYSTATGGISVDRPISDTSNVRYGVSVSRRPVTDSVTSFAGTTDERSGQSWGGVTANGGRGQLSFDDNEVGAYGYASWHQLLGNHVESNSRSELGSGVYWYLQNATDSKLTVGLSMTGISYANNQDYFTYGHGGYFSPQTFFALGVPVTWAQRTGRLTYQVKGSVGVQHFEQDSVDYFPTDKAMQAASGLRYAGQNKTGVGYSVAAAAEYKVASNFLLGANLGLDNARDYQQISGALSLRYQFEEISGPMSLPVSPYTSPYSN, translated from the coding sequence ATGCACGCGCACCACCGCACGCTAGCCATCGCCGTCATGAGCGCATGGACGGCCGCAGCTGCCCACGCTCAAAGTCCGACGCCACAGACATTACTCGTCGAGCAAGGGCAGTATTGGCAGTTGCACAACAACCCTCAACGCGCTGCGGAAGTCTGGCTGAAGGTCCTGCTGCTGGACCCGGTCCAGGTTGACGCACTGTATGGCCTGGGCTTGATCGGCGTGCAACAGGGCAAGGCACAACAGGCGCAGCAATACCTCGCCCGCTTGCAGGCCATCCAGCCAGCGCCCCGGCAGGCACTGCAATTGGCGCAGGACATCGCCCTGGCACAACCGCAGAGCCAGCAGCGCCTGGAAGAGGCTCGGCGTCTCGTCGATGCCGGTGAGCGTGACAAGGCGACCGTCGTGTTTCGCTCGCTGTTCGATGGCCGTCCACCTCAAGGTACGATCGGCCGCGAATATTACAACAACCTTGCTTTCAATCAGGCTGACTGGGCTGAAGCGCGCAGCGGATTTCAGCGCTTGCAACGTGAGATGCCCAACGACTCAATCGTCGCGCTGTTTTACGCCAAGCATCTGGTGCGCCATGAAGACAGTCGTGCCGAGGGCATCCGCGCCCTGGCCGCGCTGACCCAGCGTACCGACATTGCCGGTGATGCCGACGAAAGCTGGCGCTTGGCGCTGACCTGGATCGGTCCTCCCAATCCGGCACAAGTGCCGTTGTTCGAGGCGTACCTCAAGACGCATCCGGATGACGTGGAAATCCGGGCGCAGATGGACAAGGGCAAGCAACAGGTAGCAACGACTGCCAGCAAGGAATGGCAACCGCCCGCCGACGTTGCGCGCGGCCTGAAGGCGCTCAAAGCAGGCGATCAGGCCACCGCCGAACAGGCTTTTCAAGCGCGCTTGAAAACCCACCCCGATGATGCCGACGCGCTGGGCGGCCTTGGGGTTGTTCGCCAGCAGCAACACCGACTGGCCGAAGCGGAAAAGCTCCTGGGGCAAGCCACGCGACTACCTGACGGCAGCCAGTGGCAAGTCGCGCTGAACGAAGTGCGCTACTGGGCTGCGTTGCAGCAGGCCCGGGACGCCCAGGCCAAAGGCCAGACAGCCCAGGCAGTGGCCTTGGCAAACCAGGCGCTGCGTCTGACCCCGAACGGGGTCGACGCTCGCCTCGCCCTGGCGGATATTCAGGCCAGCGCGGGCCAGTTCGATGACGCTCAGCGCAACTATCGCCAGGTGCTGAGCCTGCGCCGCGACGACCCTCAAGCACAGGAAGGGCTGGTCAATGTGCTGCTCAAGAGCGGCAAGAACGATGAAGCCCAGCAACTGATCAACAGCCTGCCAGCCACTGGACAGGCAAAGATCGGCCAGTCCGCACGCCTGCAAGCCTTGCGCGCGACGCAACTGGCTGCCCTCGCCGAACAACGCAACGACCTGCCCGCTGCGCGCAACGCCTTGCAAGACGCGTTGCGCGTTGAGCCGGACAACATCTGGACGCGTTTTGCCCTGGCCCGCCTGAACCTGGCGATGGGCGAACCGCAAAAGGCCCGGGACCTGATCAACGCCATGCTCCAGGCCCACCCCGACAATGCCGATGCGCTTTACGTCAGCGCCTTGCTGTCGGTCCAGATGGGTGAGTGGAAAGTCGCACAGACAACGTTGGCCCGCTTGCGCCCCGACCAGCGCACCCCGGACATGGAAGCGCTGGCCGCTGACGTCAGCCTCAACCTGCAACTCGGCCAGGCGATAGAGTTGGGCAAGCGCGGACAGCGCCAGGAAGCCCTGGCCTTGCTCGATCGTATTCAGCCGATGGCCAACAACAGTCCGGATCGCACAGCGAGCCTGGCTTCGGCCTATGTCGATATCGGCGAACCGACCCGTGCACTGGCCCTCATGCGCGACCAGTTGCAACACACCGCTAAGCCCTCGGCGGATTTCATCCTGCAATACGCCGCTGTCCTGCTTAAATCCGGAGAAGACGCACAGGTCAACGAGATTCTGCGCGACCTTCAGAACAAGCCCTTGAACGCGCCAGCTCGCAAGCGTTTCGACGACCTGCTCTATCTCTATCGCATCCGCCAGGCTGACCAGCTGCGTGAACGCGGCGATCTGGCCAACGCCTATGACACGCTAGCGCCCGCACTGGCGCAACGTCCCGGTGACAGCGCGGCCATCGCGGCCTTGGCGCGGATGTACTCGGCCAACGGCGACACGGCAAAAGCCCTCGAACTCTACAAACCGCTGTTACAGCGCCAGCCAAACGACCCGCAACTGCTTCTGGGCGCTGCCGACGCGGCGGTGCTGGCACGTGACACGGCCTTTGCCGAACAAGCGCTGCAACAGCTGCTCAAGACCGAATCCGGTAACCCTCAAACGCTGACCGAGGCCGCACGCCTCTACCAGAACATGGGCAAGACCGGCACGGCGGCCGATCTGCTGCGCAAAGCCGTGGCCATCGAACAGAGCGAGAAACGCAGAACCCAGGGCGGCCAACTGGCCGGTTCGACGGTGGCGCCCAACCCTTTCGCCGGGGTGTCGGGTTCACGTAGCGAGGTCAATCACGACACCTTGCTGGCATCGATACCGCCACCGGCTCAGGAGATGCCGGGCAGAGTGAGGTCTCACAGCCCTTTTGCCATTGACGCCCCGCCAAGGCCGCAGCAGGCGAGTAATCCATTCGAGTCGCAGCTGCCGCGCGCAGCACTGGTGAGCGAGGACATCAGCCCAGCGCAACTGGCGCTGAATAAAATCCTTCAGGAGCGCAGTGCCTACGTCACTCAGGGCGTGAGCATTCGTAGCAACGACAGTGAGTCGGGGCTGAGCAAACTGACCGATATTGAAACACCGCTGGAAATCAGTATTCCGCTGGATGAAAGCCGCGTCGCCCTGCGCGTGACGCCGGTCTCGCTGAACGCCGGCAGTGCCAACAGCGAGGCGCTGTCGCGTTTTGGCAATGGCGCGCAGAGCGGCAGCGTCGGTTCGCAAAAAGCCGAGGGGGTCGGCCTTTCCGTCGCCATTCAACGGCCCGCGAATGGGCTCAAAGCCGATCTCGGCACCACCCCCCTCGGCTTCAAATACAGCACCGCCACCGGCGGCATCAGCGTTGATCGCCCCATAAGCGACACCTCTAATGTCCGCTACGGCGTGAGCGTTTCCCGGCGTCCGGTGACTGACAGCGTCACCTCGTTTGCCGGCACCACGGACGAACGCAGCGGGCAGTCCTGGGGCGGTGTAACCGCCAACGGCGGGCGCGGCCAGTTGAGCTTTGACGACAACGAAGTCGGCGCCTATGGCTACGCCTCCTGGCACCAGCTATTGGGCAACCATGTCGAGTCCAACAGCCGCAGTGAACTGGGCAGCGGTGTGTACTGGTACCTGCAAAATGCAACGGACAGCAAGCTGACCGTCGGCCTGAGCATGACCGGCATCAGCTACGCCAACAATCAGGACTATTTCACCTACGGCCACGGTGGCTATTTCAGCCCGCAGACGTTCTTCGCCCTGGGTGTGCCGGTGACCTGGGCACAACGCACCGGGCGCTTGACGTATCAAGTCAAGGGTTCGGTCGGCGTGCAGCATTTCGAGCAGGACAGCGTCGACTATTTCCCGACCGACAAAGCCATGCAGGCGGCCTCGGGCCTGCGCTACGCCGGGCAAAACAAAACCGGGGTCGGCTACAGCGTCGCCGCGGCGGCTGAATACAAGGTCGCTTCGAACTTCCTGCTGGGCGCCAATCTGGGCCTGGACAACGCCCGCGACTACCAACAAATCAGCGGTGCCCTGTCCTTGCGCTACCAGTTCGAGGAGATCAGCGGCCCCATGAGCCTGCCGGTCAGCCCGTACACCTCGCCTTATTCCAACTGA